The Synechococcus sp. M16.1 genome includes the window CAGCCAATGCTGCAGCCGGGACAAAGACCAGCAGCAGCGCCAGGGTCCAGGAGGTCTGCAACGGTTCAGGCCGCTGCAAACCCCACCAATGCAGACCAAAGCTGATGATCAGGGCCAGACCCCATAGAAGAACGAGCAGCGCAGATTTGTTCAGTGGGGGATCAAAAACAGCACATGGTCTATCTTGGTTGATTGGCCCGCGTCCCTCCCTGCATGAGCGCTCTGGTTGATTCAAACGCCCTGGACAGCGTCAACCCGTCCCTCACCCGCTACGGGCGCCGCGACCCTGCACCCGTGCTGCCCCTGCGTGAGGAGCCTGACCTTCTGTCTTGGCTGGAAACCAGCGGCCGTCTCGTTGCCGACGAAGAATCCGGTTCACCTGAAGTGAGCACCGTCGAAGAGGAGGAACTCTCCGCGCTCATGGGTGAGAAAGAGGATTACAACAAGGACGACGAGCAAAACGAGGAGCAGTGGGAGGACTGACGTTCCCCAAGCACTGACTGGTCGCCACTGAGCGACTCACCTAGGGTCCCAGCGATCAGTCCAGTGCAGCTTTGCAATCCACGGATTCGAACCGCCGTCCTTGGTGGGAGAACGGCTCATTGAGTGCCAGCTTGCTGATGCTGGTGGTCTTGATGACCAGCTTTGCAGCCGACAAGTGGATCACCAATGCGCAACTGAGCCTGCCGCTCTTGATTTCAGCGGTCTGCGCAACAGCGACTGCAGCCTTGGGCATTCCCCTTCTGCGGCGCTTGAAGATGGGGCAATTCATCCGTGAGGAAGGCCCCAAAGCCCATCAGAGCAAGGCGGGAACGCCAACGATGGGGGGCCTTCTGGTGGTTCCCGTCGGGGTCATTCTCGGGAGCCTGATCACACGGGACGCCGTGGCGTCACAACAACTGCTCAGCCTGGCAGCCCTGACCCTGGCGTTCATGCTGATCGGCGGCATCGATGACTGGAGCAGCCTCACCAAACACACCAATGCTGGCCTGACGGCGCGAGGAAAATTGCTGCTGCAAGCCATGGCAGCCGCAACCTTTCTGGCCATCGCTGCCTGGCAGGGCTGGATCAGCAGCAGCATTGCCCTGCCCTTTGGCCTTGAACTGCCCCTAGGTCTTCTGATCTGGCCGCTGGGGCTGTTTGTCGTTCTGGCGGAGAGCAACGCCACCAACCTCACCGATGGCCTGGATGGCTTGGCCAGCGGCTGCGGAGCACTGGTGTTTACCGGTCTGGCACTTCAACTGATGCTCCGGGGAGACAACGGAGATCCCGCCTTGGCTGGCTTCTGCATGACCATGGCCGGGGCATGGCTTGGGTTTCTGGTGCACAACCGAAACCCAGCTCGGGCCTTCATGGGCGACACAGGGTCCCTGGCGATGGGAGCCGCCCTCAGCGGTGTGGCTCTGTTGTCCAACAGCCTCTGGCCCCTGCTGGTGATGGGAGGCGTCTTCGTCGCGGAATCCCTCTCCGTGATCATCCAGGTTTGGGTGTTCAAGGCCACGAAAGGACCTGATGGTCAGGGGCGACGCGTGTTCCGCATGGCGCCGCTGCATCACCACTTTGAGCTGGGCGGCACCAATGAACGAAGCGTGGTGCCTGCGTTCTGGCTCGCCACAGCAGGGCTTGTACTTCTGGGACTGGTGCTGCGTCCCTGAGCGCTGATCTTTGATCCAATCCTGAGGACTATGACTTTGAAGTGGGCTGAAGGATGCAGTGATTCAGATCGTCAATGAAGTTGAACTTGGTTTCCCCCGCACAAAATCAATACGTCTGAGAAAAGTTGACACCGATGCAAAAAAAGACCGACGTTTTTAAGAATTTGGAGTGACCACAACACAGTTCCCTGAATGAAGGGAGGCCTGAACGACACAGTCGGTACTCACAGGATTTTTGATATCCAGAACGAACGCTTTGCACCGCTCACATCCCTTAAAGTCATGTTTTGAGGCGGCAAGGCAGGATGACCTACTTCACCTGGCGTGAATCCGGTCTCACCGCTGACTGCTCAAGCCTCGAGGCGATGGCTGCCCGCTTTGAGGAGTCGGCGAGTTTGATGCGGCGCATGTCAAGCGAGGGGTTCCAACTGGAACGCCAGGGAACGGAGCAGCGCATCACGCATCCCGATCCCACCGTGTTTGAAGCCTGGGGTTTCGTCAGCGAAGAATCACCGGTTCGCCAACTCACGCTGATCCCCGATCTTCAGAACTGATGGACAACCTGCTTGCCAAAACCGCTGAGCTGCTCGCCAGCGCCGCTGCCGATCCTGATCGGGTTCTTCGGTGGGTGCTGATCTATTTCGGTGTGTCGTCGCTTGGATTCATGGGCGTTTGGCTGATCGGCGAAGTGCGCCGTCAGAGCAGCACCGATTCGAATTGAGCCCTCAGCGGCTCGCTTCCACCGAGCGCTGACGCCATTGAGGCGTTTGCTCCATCGATTTCAGCTGCTCTGCACTGGGGCTCTCAAGCACGTCCAGGAGAACGCATCCTTGACCTAGCGGGAGATCAGGCGCTGCAACCCAGGCTGCGGAAAGTCTCAGGACTTGCGTTGATTGATGATGCAGGCAGGCCATTCAAAGATCACCATGCCGTCGTTTCCACGCACCGTGATGCTGCTGGGCAGCGGGGAGCTGGGCAAGGAGGTGGCCATTGCTGCCCAACGGCTTGGCTGCCGGGTGATCGCCTGCGATCGCTATGCCGCTGCCCCGGCCATGCAGGTAGCGGACGTGGCCGAAGTGCTGCCGATGACCGATGCCGATGCCTTGCTGGAGGTGGTCAGGCGCCACCAACCCGACGTGGTGATCCCGGAGATCGAAGCACTCGCCGTGCATGCCCTGGCGGAACTCGAACAAGAAGGGATCACCGTGATTCCCACGGCCCGCGCGACGGCCGTCACGATGAACCGAGACCGCATCCGCGACCTGGCGGCCGGCGAACTCGGTCTCCGCACCGCCCGCTTCGCCTATGCCTCCAGTGCTGAGGAACTCACGGCAGTGGCGGAACCACTGGGCTGGCCCGTCGTGGTGAAACCGGTGATGAGTTCCTCCGGCAAAGGCCAGAGCGTGGTGACCTGTGCAGACGATCTGCCCAAGGCCTGGGAGGCCGCCATGGCCGGTGCACGGGGCACCTCAACCCAGGTGATCGTGGAGGAATTTCTTCATTTCGATCTGGAGATCACCCTGCTCACCATCCGTCAGCGCAATGGCGAAACCCTGTTCTGTGCGCCGATCGGCCACGAACAGGAAGGAGGGGACTATCAATGCAGCTGGCAGCCCGCTCAACTCAGCGACCAACAACTGCGTCAGGCCCAGGCCATGGCCAAAACCGTCACCGACAACCTGGGCGGTGCCGGTCTGTTCGGGGTGGAGTTTTTCCTCTGTGGCGATGAGGTGATTTTTTCTGAACTGTCGCCCCGGCCGCACGACACTGGCCTGGTGACCCTGATCAGCCAGAACCTGAGCGAGTTCGAACTGCATCTGCGTGCTGTTCTCGGTCTGCCGATCCCCACCATCACGGCAGCTGATGCGGCCGCCAGCCGCGTGATCCTGGCCCAAACGAACATGGACTCCGTGGCTTTTGAAGGGGTCGAACAAGCGCTCACGGAAGCTGACACCCAAGTGCTGCTGTTCGGCAAGCCCACAGCCCGCCCCGGTCGACGCATGGGTGTGGCCCTGGCAAGGGGAGGAGATCGGAAGGAAGCACAAGCAAAGGCCGACAGGGCAGCCGCCTGTGTGACCGTGATTCCAGGATCAACGGCTGCCTGAAAATCGGTAGTGGGTTAAGCCATCCAGCACGGCTCCAACACTGGGGCGTTTCGAGACGTACACCCGCTGCTGGGTCCGTTGGCCCAACAGGCAGGGATCGTGATCCGCAGGAACCACGGTGGCAGGCAAACCATCCAGCAACTCTCCATCCCCCTGCTGACTGGCCACCACCAGAACCTGCTGCAGAGGGAGCTGCCAGGACTGGGCCAGAAAACGGATGGCCTCACTGCGGGACGCGCGCTGGGGAAGAACATCCAGAAACCAATGGCAACGGAGCTGAGGTTCCGCCTGCAGACCATGGCGGCGCAGGCACTGACGGGCCAAACCAATCAGGCTGCGGTTGGAAGCACGCAACAGGTAGCTGACCTTGAAGGGACTCTGATGATCCGGGTCCTGAAGCTGAAGGTGTTCCTCGAGTTGACCCATCGCTGCGAGCACAGCCTCGCGATCCCAGGCTTGGCTGATGCGCTTCGCCCACACGGGATCTTCCACGCGATCCGAGCTGTGGTGAATCTCGGTTCCAGCCCGGCAGATCCAGGCCT containing:
- a CDS encoding DUF3134 domain-containing protein: MSALVDSNALDSVNPSLTRYGRRDPAPVLPLREEPDLLSWLETSGRLVADEESGSPEVSTVEEEELSALMGEKEDYNKDDEQNEEQWED
- the purT gene encoding formate-dependent phosphoribosylglycinamide formyltransferase produces the protein MPSFPRTVMLLGSGELGKEVAIAAQRLGCRVIACDRYAAAPAMQVADVAEVLPMTDADALLEVVRRHQPDVVIPEIEALAVHALAELEQEGITVIPTARATAVTMNRDRIRDLAAGELGLRTARFAYASSAEELTAVAEPLGWPVVVKPVMSSSGKGQSVVTCADDLPKAWEAAMAGARGTSTQVIVEEFLHFDLEITLLTIRQRNGETLFCAPIGHEQEGGDYQCSWQPAQLSDQQLRQAQAMAKTVTDNLGGAGLFGVEFFLCGDEVIFSELSPRPHDTGLVTLISQNLSEFELHLRAVLGLPIPTITAADAAASRVILAQTNMDSVAFEGVEQALTEADTQVLLFGKPTARPGRRMGVALARGGDRKEAQAKADRAAACVTVIPGSTAA
- the mraY gene encoding phospho-N-acetylmuramoyl-pentapeptide-transferase; the protein is MLVVLMTSFAADKWITNAQLSLPLLISAVCATATAALGIPLLRRLKMGQFIREEGPKAHQSKAGTPTMGGLLVVPVGVILGSLITRDAVASQQLLSLAALTLAFMLIGGIDDWSSLTKHTNAGLTARGKLLLQAMAAATFLAIAAWQGWISSSIALPFGLELPLGLLIWPLGLFVVLAESNATNLTDGLDGLASGCGALVFTGLALQLMLRGDNGDPALAGFCMTMAGAWLGFLVHNRNPARAFMGDTGSLAMGAALSGVALLSNSLWPLLVMGGVFVAESLSVIIQVWVFKATKGPDGQGRRVFRMAPLHHHFELGGTNERSVVPAFWLATAGLVLLGLVLRP